The genomic region CCGCTACCCCAGCAGAAGATTCAATGTATGCACTTGTTGGGCTTGTACCGAACATAGCTCCAAAAGTAGTGGCAACCGAATCTGCTAATAATGCTTCTCGGGCACGTGGCATTGTTTTTCCTTTCATTAATCCCGCTTGTTGAGCCACTCCAATCATTGTTCCTGTTGTATCAAAAATCGTAACTAGTAAGAAGGAGAAAACAACGGCGTATAATCCATGTTGAATGACATCTGTAAAAGCTGTGATTGGGTTTAACACAATAAGTCCTTCTGGAAGTTTTGGCATGGACACAAACCCTTGGTCAAAAGAAAGTTGACCTGTAAAGTAAGCGATAATGGCCGTGATAATCATTCCGAGAAATAATGCACCATGGACATTTAACACCATCAATATTAGCGTCACCGCTAAACCAACAAGTGCCAACAAGGCCGATGGGGAATGAAGATCGCCTAACGCGACTAAATTCGTTGGATGGTCGGTAATAATACCGGTTAAGCGTAAACCGATAAAGGCAATAAACAAACCAATTCCAGCCGTAATTCCATGTTTTAAGTTTTCTGGAATGGCTTCAATTAATTTTTTACGGAAAGGAGATAATGATAAAATGACGAAAATAATACCAGCGACAAACACCGCAGAAAAGGCAGTGGCATAAGACACATGTTCATTTGAACCTACGACAGAATACGCAAAATATGCATTTAAACCCATACCAGGTGCGATTGCTATTGGATAGTTGGCAAAAAGGGCCATCCATAACGTTCCGATCACTGTGGCAATGATCGTCGCAGTGAATACTTGATCAAATGGAACACCCGCGTCTTTTAAAATAATCGGGTTTACGATGACGATATAAACCATCGTTAAAAAGGTCGTTAAACCAGCAATTAACTCAGTTTTTACCGTCGTGTTATGTTCTTGCAATTTAAACATGATTAACTCCTCCAAAACACGAACAATTTTTAACACGATTATTATAATATTCGTTTTTTCGAAGATACGCAACCTTTTTTTAAGAAATGTTCCCATTTTTTTATAAAACCATTAAAATAGGTAGGAGTATAAACGAACAAAAAAACAGGAACCGTTGTTGGTCCCTGTTTAGGAAAATTATTTTGCTTCCGTAATTAATTGATGAATGTCGAGACGATTGGATTTACGTGGTTCTTTGATCGCTTTTCCAATGGTAATAAGCATCACTGGTACATAGCGATCAGATACGTTAAATTCTTTCATAAACTGGACTGGATTAAAACCACCAATTGGACATGTGTCCCAGCCTTTCGCTTTCGCGGCTAACATGAATTGCATCGCCGCTAATGACGCGTTACTGAACGCAGCGTCGCGTGCATATTGTTTATTTTGATAAGCTCCTTCAATTTGTTGAATGAGCGCACTTTTAATTTCAGGGGTCATCATACCAGCTTCTACATCTGGGGTAAATACCAGCTCAGCATTTTTGTTTGCCTCAAGGTCCCCTAATACCGCGATAACAGCGGATGCATCAACAATTTGTTGTTGGTTATAAGCAATTGGGAGTAACCGTTGTTGAATTTCTTTATTATCAAAAATCATAAAATGCCAATGTTGTAAGTTCCAAGCAGAAGGCGCTTTACCAGCAATTTCTAATAACTCAACAAGCTCTTCACGCGAAATTGGAAGATTTGGGTCGTACACTTTTGCTGAA from Bacillus sp. (in: firmicutes) harbors:
- a CDS encoding NCS2 family permease, which encodes MFKLQEHNTTVKTELIAGLTTFLTMVYIVIVNPIILKDAGVPFDQVFTATIIATVIGTLWMALFANYPIAIAPGMGLNAYFAYSVVGSNEHVSYATAFSAVFVAGIIFVILSLSPFRKKLIEAIPENLKHGITAGIGLFIAFIGLRLTGIITDHPTNLVALGDLHSPSALLALVGLAVTLILMVLNVHGALFLGMIITAIIAYFTGQLSFDQGFVSMPKLPEGLIVLNPITAFTDVIQHGLYAVVFSFLLVTIFDTTGTMIGVAQQAGLMKGKTMPRAREALLADSVATTFGAMFGTSPTSAYIESSAGVAAGGRTGLTTLTVAVLFILSAFFGPLVSAISGISAITAPALIIVGSLMMSAITHIKWNELDEAFPAFLIILSMPLTSSIATGIALGFISYPIMKIFKGQWKTVHPLVYLFAILFFYQLAYLPH
- a CDS encoding nitroreductase family protein yields the protein MADIFGVIESRRSAKVYDPNLPISREELVELLEIAGKAPSAWNLQHWHFMIFDNKEIQQRLLPIAYNQQQIVDASAVIAVLGDLEANKNAELVFTPDVEAGMMTPEIKSALIQQIEGAYQNKQYARDAAFSNASLAAMQFMLAAKAKGWDTCPIGGFNPVQFMKEFNVSDRYVPVMLITIGKAIKEPRKSNRLDIHQLITEAK